The stretch of DNA CCGCCCGGCTCCGGTCGATGTCGATTTTAATGATTTTCAGTTTCTCGCCCATGCGGTCGGCTAATTGCTTCAGCAGGGGAGCCTGTTGTTTGCAGGGGCCGCACCAGTCAGCATAAAAATCAACCAGCACGGGCGTATCGCCTTTGATAAGTTCATCAAACGGTGTCTTGCTCATATCGTTAACGTTGTTTTTGTATAACCGAACCGGACTTTGTTTCGTTACCCTGCCTGTTTATCTCCTCTGCCCGAGCATATTGGCCGACGTATTGACCAGACAAGTGAGACGTATAGGGGGTAAAAAGTAGAACCGTAGTCCTGGTTACTTATCAACTCTTCAGACTACAATAGCCCGAAAAACATCCTCTCTGTCGACCGGAATGATTTTTTTTCAACAAACTGACGCATCAGTCACCGCCCAATAAATATTTTGCCCTATTATTATGAATGCGGTGTCAAAAACTGTTGATTTGTTCATATTGATTCCTGTTTTCTCACAACTTCTTTTTGTTTCTCATGAAAACTATTTTTTACCTCACTTCATTAGCTATCGGCAGCGTGTTGTACGCCTGTCAGCCTACCCCAGTTGAGACGGCCCAGCCTGCTGCCCGGCAGGAAGTACCTACAACGGTGAAAGCTAAAGTCCGGGCTATGGGCTTCAGTACCTACAACATCCAGACGGTCGACGACGGTTATATTGTTGAAAACGACATCTTCCTCGACAAGAAACAGCTTGACCTCGCCCAGCGCAAACAGGCGATTCGCGTAGGTAGTGGCGAACAGTACCACACAACTTCGCTGGTGAATAATCTGCCCCGCGTTATTCGCATCAGCGTTGCCAACAACCTTCCTCAGGTGTATGTCGATGCCACCATCGAAGCCATCAACCGCTACAATGCACAGAACCTCTCCCTCCAGTTTGCCTACGTGCGGTCTGGGGGCGACATTCGGGTGCTGGCTGCGCCGGCAAATGCTCCCTATCTGGCGTCGGCTGGCTTTCCGAGCGGGGGCAATCCGCACAACTTCGTGCGCGTCAATAATGCTTTCTTAGGCAGTACGAACGATGCCACGCGGGTCGCTTACATTGGTTCGATTATGGCCCACGAGTTTGGGCACTGCATTGGTTTCCGCCATACCGATTACATGGACCGCTCGTATAGCTGCGGAGGAGCCAGCCCACAGGACGAAGGCGAACCACCAATTGGTGCGATCCAGATTCCGGGTACACCGGCTGGTCCAGACCCCAACTCGTGGATGCTGGCCTGCATCGGTAACAACGTCAACCGCCCCTTCAATGCCAATGACATAACCGCTCTCGATTATTTGTACTAACACCAATTTGAATTTGCTGTGGCGTATTGCTGACGCGAGGGAGACGCAAAGGGTTGATGGTCAACCGTAGAGACGCAACCCTTTGCGTCTCCCTCGCGTCAGCAATACGCCAGCCATAATTCCATATATATACCCCCTGCAACACAGCCAATGCATTGCAGGGGGTTTGTGTTTTTAAGTAGCCTACCGAACAAGCACGGGCATCCGCTGCCAGCCGTGCCGGGTATCTACCTGTAGCAAATGCCACCCCGGCAACAGCCCATCGGTCGGTATTTGTTTCAGTACGCCCGACACCGGCCTGGGCTTTCCCTGACGCCCGTCAGATGTAATCCATGTGGCTGTGGTTTCCTGTTCGGGCATTACCACCGTCAGCGGTTGCCCATTGTCGACGGGGTT from Spirosoma montaniterrae encodes:
- the trxA gene encoding thioredoxin, with translation MSKTPFDELIKGDTPVLVDFYADWCGPCKQQAPLLKQLADRMGEKLKIIKIDIDRSRAAATQYQIQSVPTLILFHKGRIVWRKSGVQPLHTLENLVKQAM
- a CDS encoding M57 family metalloprotease — protein: MKTIFYLTSLAIGSVLYACQPTPVETAQPAARQEVPTTVKAKVRAMGFSTYNIQTVDDGYIVENDIFLDKKQLDLAQRKQAIRVGSGEQYHTTSLVNNLPRVIRISVANNLPQVYVDATIEAINRYNAQNLSLQFAYVRSGGDIRVLAAPANAPYLASAGFPSGGNPHNFVRVNNAFLGSTNDATRVAYIGSIMAHEFGHCIGFRHTDYMDRSYSCGGASPQDEGEPPIGAIQIPGTPAGPDPNSWMLACIGNNVNRPFNANDITALDYLY